A window of Staphylococcus lloydii genomic DNA:
TTCTTGAACTACTACTGCACGACCAGTTTTTTCAACTGATGCAACAAGTGTTTCGATATCGATTGGTTGAACAGTACGTAAGTCGATGACTTCAACTGAATGTCCATCTTTTTCTAACTCTTCTGCAGCTTTAAGTGATTCTTGAACCATTGCACCGTATGCAATAATTGTTAAATCTGTACCTTCTTGTTTTACATTGGCTTTACCAATTTCAACTGTATATTCTTCTTCAGGTACCTCATCACGGAATGAACGATATAATTTCATATGTTCTAAATATACGACTGGGTCATTGCTTCTAATTGCTGAAACTAATAATCCTTTAGCGTCGTATGGATTTGAAGGAATTACAACTGTTAATCCAGGAGATTGAGCTAAAATACCTTCTAAGTTATCTGCGTGCAATTCAGGTGTATGTACGCCACCACCGAACGGAGCGCGGATTGTTACTGGTGCAGTTTTAGAGTTACCAGAACGGAAACGAGTACGAGCTATTTGACCCGCTACAGCATCAAAGACTTCAAATACGAAACCTAAGAATTGGATTTCCATTACAGGACGGTAACCTTCTAAAGTTAAACCTAATGCTAAACCACCGATACCTGATTCTGCTAATGGTGTATCGAAAACACGGTCTTCGCCGAATTCTTTTTGTAACCCTTCAGTTACACGGAAAACCCCACCATTAACACCAACGTCTTCACCGAAAAGTAAAACGTTCTCGTCGTTTTGTAATTCAGTTTTAAGCGCATTGTTAATCGCTTGAACCATTGTCATTTGTGCCATGGGTTACTTCGACTCCTTCTCTTTATAAATTTCATATTGCTCTGCTAAGTTTTGAGGCATGTCTTCGTACATGTTTTCCATTAAATCTGTAACAGTTTGTTTAGGTGTGTTGTCTGCTTCTTTAATCGCTGCTTTAATATCTGATTTAGCGCGTTCGATTACTTCGTTTTCTTTGTCTTCAGACCATAAACCTTTATTTTCTAAGAATTTTCTAAAACGGACTAATGGATCTTTTTTCTCCCATTCAGAATCTTCATCAGAAGTACGATATTTAGTTGGGTCATCTCCAGCCATTGTATGTGGACCATAACGATAAGTCATAGTTTCGATAAGCGTTGGACCTTCACCATTTACTGCACGGTCACGAGCTTCTTTAGTAGCTTGATATACTGCTAAAGCATCCATACCATCGACTTGTAGTCCTGGAATACCTACAGCAATACCTTTTTGAGCTAGTGATGTTGCAGCTGTTTGTTTACTACGAGGTGTAGAGATTGCATAGTTATTGTTTTGAATAACAAAAATTGCAGGTGCTTTATA
This region includes:
- a CDS encoding alpha-ketoacid dehydrogenase subunit beta, which codes for MAQMTMVQAINNALKTELQNDENVLLFGEDVGVNGGVFRVTEGLQKEFGEDRVFDTPLAESGIGGLALGLTLEGYRPVMEIQFLGFVFEVFDAVAGQIARTRFRSGNSKTAPVTIRAPFGGGVHTPELHADNLEGILAQSPGLTVVIPSNPYDAKGLLVSAIRSNDPVVYLEHMKLYRSFRDEVPEEEYTVEIGKANVKQEGTDLTIIAYGAMVQESLKAAEELEKDGHSVEVIDLRTVQPIDIETLVASVEKTGRAVVVQEAQRQAGVGATVASELAERAILSLEAPIARVAAADTVYPFTQAENVWLPNKNDILEKAKATLEF